A stretch of Schistocerca americana isolate TAMUIC-IGC-003095 chromosome 3, iqSchAmer2.1, whole genome shotgun sequence DNA encodes these proteins:
- the LOC124605725 gene encoding uncharacterized protein LOC124605725 — translation MASADKSVNILEKKQQNCVLKKVKLGCITNSNDSATEMVDKKVTGVSGREVEGEGEIVGPMRYAVMLDGFPDVKMTEEQADKVLTALMEQINPSDWRRPIQFSATQYENGGLALTCVNNATKAWLFKTVYKIVPWPGAKLQVGQAEFILKGTKCILWMTRTMKKRSNQQILDLFQKQNRDISTAEWKVLSRVEEADKRERLTVWVDDKSLEDLQAHNFKLFLGLDQADLMLASEWKKMMNSCSSAEWHNSQPVLHNLGRRPPANYKPCQPVSLKFTSKNFLHPLHFGGPELDAKLKKVKSGDITNTNDSVTEGVSKNEAYVLGRQSEVKEEMFDWMRQAVVLEGFPDVKMTEEQAEMVATALIEWINLSDEGESIQFSEVQFECGGLVLTCVNEATKKWLKDTVRHIIPWSGARLALGQAELMLKGTKFILWVLKVMKRSNQQILDLFQKQNKGICTAEWKVLRRVAEGDKKTGLILWVDNKSDIPTFEWKVLERVAEADKRERLTLWVDNKSSKDLKARGFKLYLGLDQVKLMLASEWKKVMESCGSTRRTYKLRSLVPGLGPSDVSQSQAAMFSGPNRCLQFSRFEHQGQTHHHELKFDGTGPPQFCQTQFMTSDRLLAQEGMFRESAVMQNIEPRFLVSEQPHGHRFGMSEWSQSREASYIVPDRTQHTEPGYTLNRSQEYRYSTLDHQQLHVTGCKDQDLSEVHEMRFMVSDQMHSKEGRLMEQDPLYSSESRLRLSGPQQFQVFDNTISRNPHSWEDRFSGQIFHPSN, via the coding sequence ATGGCTTCAGCAGATAAATCTGTGAATATTTTGGAGAAAAAGCAGCAGAATTGTGTGTTGAAAAAAGTTAAGTTGGGTTGTATAACTAACAGCAATGATTCTGCAACTGAAATGGTGGACAAAAAGGTAACTGGTGTTTCAGGTCGAGAAGTGGAAGGAGAGGGGGAGATTGTTGGCCCAATGAGGTATGCTGTCATGCTCGATGGTTTCCCAGATGTCAAGATGACAGAGGAACAAGCTGACAAGGTGCTGACAGCACTCATGGAGCAGATTAACCCAAGTGACTGGAGGCGACCTATCCAGTTTTCTGCGACACAGTACGAGAATGGGGGCTTGGCATTGACTTGTGTCAACAATGCAACCAAAGCATGGTTGTTCAAGACTGTTTATAAAATTGTTCCATGGCCGGGAGCCAAGCTGCAGGTCGGGCAAGCAGAATTCATATTGAAGGGTACCAAATGCATACTCTGGATGACTAGGACAATGAAGAAGAGAAGTAACCAGCAGATTCTGGACTTGTTTCAGAAGCAAAATAGAGACATCTCCACTGCTGAGTGGAAAGTCCTAAGCAGGGTGGAAGAGGCAGATAAAAGAGAGAGGCTGACTGTTTGGGTTGATGACAAATCTCTTGAGGATTTGCAGGCACAcaatttcaaattattccttggttTGGATCAGGCTGATCTCATGCTGGCATCAgaatggaagaaaatgatgaacAGCTGCAGTTCTGCAGAGTGGCATAATTCGCAGCCTGTACTTCACAATCTGGGACGACGACCTCCTGCAAATTATAAACCATGTCAACCGGTGTCTCTAAAGTTTACATCTAAAAATTTTCTGCATCCTTTGCATTTTGGAGGCCCAGAACTGGATGCCAAACTGAAAAAAGTGAAATCTGGTGATATTACTAACACTAATGACTCTGTAACTGAAGGAGTTAGCAAAAATGAAGCTTATGTTTTGGGTCGACAATCGGAAGTAAAGGAGGAAATGTTTGACTGGATGAGGCAGGCTGTTGTGCTTGAGGGTTTTCCAGATGTTAAGATGACAGAGGAGCAGGCAGAGATGGTGGCGACTGCACTCATTGAGTGGATTAATCTATCTGATGAGGGGGAATCTATCCAGTTTTCTGAGGTGCAGTTCGAGTGTGGGGGTTTGGTGTTGACCTGTGTCAATGAAGCGACCAAAAAGTGGCTGAAGGACACTGTTCGTCACATCATTCCATGGTCAGGAGCAAGGCTGGCACTCGGCCAGGCAGAGCTTATGTTGAAGGGTACAAAGTTCATACTGTGGGTATTGAAAGTGATGAAGAGAAGTAATCAGCAGATTTTGGACTTGTTTCAGAAGCAAAATAAAGGCATCTGTACTGCAGAGTGGAAAGTCCTGAGAAGGGTGGCAGAGGGAGACAAAAAGACAGGACTGATTCTTTGGGTTGACAACAAATCAGACATCCCCACCTTTGAATGGAAAGTCCTCGAGAGGGTGGCAGAGGCAGATAAAAGGGAAAGGTTGACACTTTGGGTTGATAACAAATCTTCCAAGGATTTGAAGGCACGTGGTTTCAAATTATACCTCGGTTTGGATCAGGTAAAACTCATGCTGGCATCGGAATGGAAGAAAGTGATGGAGAGTTGCGGTTCGACGAGGCGCACTTACAAACTGCGTTCTCTGGTACCTGGTTTGGGGCCTTCAGATGTGTCCCAGTCTCAGGCAGCTATGTTCTCGGGTCCTAATCGTTGTCTTCAATTTTCCAGATTTGAACATCAGGGTCAGACACATCATCATGAACTTAAATTTGACGGTACAGGCCCTCCTCAGTTCTGTCAGACACAGTTCATGACTTCAGACCGACTCTTGGCACAAGAGGGCATGTTCAGAGAATCTGCTGTAATGCAGAATATCGAGCCTAGATTCCTGGTTTCAGAACAGCCTCATGGGCATAGGTTCGGCATGTCGGAATGGTCACAGTCACGAGAAGCCAGTTACATTGTACCGGACAGAACACAACATACAGAGCCTGGGTACACATTGAATCGATCCCAGGAATACAGGTACTCCACCTTGGATCACCAACAGCTTCATGTCACAGGCTGCAAGGACCAAGATCTTTCGGAGGTTCATGAGATGAGGTTCATGGTTTCAGATCAGATGCACTCCAAAGAAGGTAGATTAATGGAACAAGATCCTCTGTACTCTAGTGAATCTAGATTAAGATTGTCGGGTCCCCAACAGTTCCAAGTATTTGATAATACAATTTCTAGGAACCCACATTCTTGGGAAGACAGATTTTCAGGTCAGATTTTCCACCCCAGCAACTGA
- the LOC124605907 gene encoding piggyBac transposable element-derived protein 3-like: protein MSRTRFFQLLRYFHVVNNQDLPDANSNREKLFKICPVLSALQSSLKTLPPEEYQAVDEQIIPFKGRSSLKQYVRNKPHNWGYKSFMRAGASGTMHDFQIYVGKNTCSDRGLGLSGDIVLALTETLPEKQHFKVFADSLFSSIPLAIALKERGIEFCGTIRIDRMGKCPLKTEVELRKTGCGSCD, encoded by the coding sequence ATGAGCAGAACTCGCTTCTTCCAGCTACTGCGGTATTTTCATGTTGTCAATAATCAAGACTTGCCTGACGCTAATAGTAATCGTGAGAAACTCTTCAAGATTTGCCCAGTTTTATCTGCATTGCAGTCATCATTGAAGACACTCCCTCCAGAAGAATACCAAGCTGTTGATGAACAGATAATACCATTCAAGGGTAGAAGCAGTTTGAAACAGTACGTAAGAAATAAGCCTCACAACTGGGGCTACAAATCTTTTATGAGAGCTGGTGCTTCAGGCACGATGCatgattttcaaatttatgttGGCAAAAACACCTGCAGTGATAGAGGATTAGGTTTGTCTGGGGATATTGTTTTGGCATTGACGGAAACATTGCCAGAGAAACAGCATTTCAAAGTGTTTGCTGATAGTTTGTTTTCGTCTATACCATTAGCAATTGCCCTGAAAGAAAGGGGCATTGAATTCTGTGGCACTATCAGGATAGACAGGATGGGAAAATGTCCCTTGAAAACTGAAGTGGAGCTCAGGAAAACTGGATGTGGCTCCTGTGACTGA